A single window of Thalassoroseus pseudoceratinae DNA harbors:
- a CDS encoding PulJ/GspJ family protein has protein sequence MNQRRTLRRRGSMLVEVLMAISIGATISAVSVAMIVRLYQVEKTISNTMQTTGSSRRMVDEFRQDAHAAANAELIQNQDEMVTGIQFHTSESQAVTWSFENEQLSRTVHNDDETTHSDEFRLPEATRVIFVLDQAESTPLAILRVHRLSGPVSPAPETESRREYQIVAGLARNHRYESPAVGEGDTP, from the coding sequence ATGAATCAGAGACGAACTCTGCGACGTCGCGGTTCGATGCTCGTCGAAGTGTTGATGGCCATCAGCATTGGGGCGACGATTTCCGCTGTCTCGGTTGCGATGATCGTTCGGCTGTATCAAGTCGAGAAAACGATCAGTAATACGATGCAGACGACGGGAAGTTCACGGCGAATGGTCGATGAATTTCGCCAGGATGCCCACGCAGCGGCCAACGCGGAACTCATTCAAAACCAAGATGAGATGGTCACGGGAATTCAGTTTCATACGTCCGAATCGCAGGCCGTGACATGGAGTTTTGAAAACGAGCAGTTATCACGCACGGTTCACAACGATGACGAAACCACGCACTCCGACGAGTTTCGGCTCCCCGAAGCAACACGTGTGATATTCGTTCTGGACCAAGCCGAATCGACACCATTGGCAATCTTGCGGGTGCATCGATTGTCGGGGCCGGTCTCCCCTGCCCCCGAGACGGAATCACGACGTGAGTATCAGATCGTCGCGGGATTAGCGCGGAACCATCGTTACGAATCGCCCGCAGTTGGCGAGGGAGACACGCCATGA
- a CDS encoding DUF1559 domain-containing protein encodes MRTTCSNRPTKNSRGFTLIELLVVIAIIAILIALLLPAVQQAREAARRTTCKNNLAQIGLALLNYEHAYEVLPPGVVNPTGPIRSVPEGYHMSWMVQLLPYVEQVQMFRQFDFSKSIYAPENAKVRAVALNTYFCPSSPGPQVRESGDHIVDFDDPVPPAVEIAVTNYAACHNSTEEPIDTDNSGVMFLNSAIRYQDIPDGSSNTIFVGEKFIDLDDLGWGSGTRSSLRNTSRLNNDSAFSREPDANFVAAEPLAVGGFGSFHAGGAQFAFGDGSVRFMSENLEPAVFQSLGHRSDGMLIGDNF; translated from the coding sequence ATGAGAACAACTTGTTCAAATCGTCCCACCAAGAATTCACGTGGCTTCACACTGATTGAGTTATTGGTCGTGATCGCCATCATTGCCATTCTGATTGCCCTACTGCTACCGGCCGTGCAACAGGCACGTGAAGCCGCCCGCCGGACAACCTGCAAGAACAATCTTGCACAAATCGGGTTGGCATTGTTGAACTACGAACACGCCTACGAGGTGTTGCCACCCGGCGTCGTCAATCCCACCGGACCCATCCGCTCGGTTCCTGAGGGATATCACATGAGCTGGATGGTGCAACTCTTACCGTATGTCGAACAGGTGCAAATGTTTCGACAATTCGATTTTTCCAAGAGTATCTATGCACCGGAAAACGCGAAGGTACGGGCGGTGGCATTGAACACTTACTTTTGCCCCTCCAGCCCCGGACCTCAAGTGCGAGAAAGCGGAGATCACATTGTTGACTTCGATGACCCCGTGCCACCTGCCGTTGAGATCGCAGTGACGAACTACGCAGCGTGTCACAACTCGACGGAGGAGCCCATCGACACCGATAACTCGGGAGTGATGTTCTTGAATAGCGCGATCCGCTATCAAGACATCCCCGATGGTAGCTCCAACACGATTTTCGTGGGCGAGAAGTTCATTGATCTGGATGATCTCGGTTGGGGATCGGGAACGAGATCGAGTTTGCGGAATACGAGCCGACTCAACAACGATTCCGCATTCAGCAGGGAACCCGATGCAAACTTCGTCGCCGCTGAACCATTGGCAGTTGGTGGATTCGGCAGTTTCCACGCAGGCGGCGCTCAGTTCGCCTTTGGTGACGGCTCCGTACGGTTCATGAGCGAGAACCTCGAACCGGCCGTCTTCCAAAGTCTTGGCCATCGCTCGGACGGCATGCTGATTGGCGATAATTTCTAA